The Candidatus Mycolicibacterium alkanivorans genome contains a region encoding:
- a CDS encoding adenylosuccinate synthase, with the protein MPAIVLIGAQWGDEGKGKATDLLGGRVQWVVRYQGGNNAGHTVVLPTGENFALHLIPSGVLTPGVTNVIGNGVVVDPGVLLTELSGLDDRGIDTSRLLISADAHLLMPYHVAIDKVTERYMGSKKIGTTGRGIGPCYQDKIARMGIRVADVLHPEQLVQKIEAALELKNQILVKVYNRKALDPDEVVETLLAQAEVFKHRIADTRLLLNNALEDGETVLLEGSQGTLLDVDHGTYPYVTSSNPTAGGAAVGSGIGPTRITTVLGILKAYTTRVGSGPFPTELFDENGAYLSKTGGEVGVTTGRARRCGWFDAVIARYATRVNGITDYFLTKLDVLSSLQTVPVCVGYTVDGKRTSEMPMTQSDIARAEPIYEELPGWWEDISGAREFDDLPAKARDYVLRLEELAGAHVSCIGVGPGRDQTIVRRDVLAPRG; encoded by the coding sequence ATGCCGGCAATCGTCCTCATCGGCGCCCAGTGGGGCGACGAGGGCAAAGGTAAAGCCACCGACCTGCTCGGTGGGCGTGTGCAGTGGGTGGTCCGCTACCAGGGCGGCAACAACGCCGGCCACACCGTGGTCCTGCCGACGGGCGAGAACTTCGCCCTGCACCTCATCCCGTCGGGCGTCTTGACGCCCGGCGTCACCAACGTGATCGGCAACGGCGTGGTGGTCGACCCGGGGGTGCTGCTCACCGAGCTCTCCGGGCTCGACGACCGCGGCATCGACACCTCGCGACTGCTGATTTCCGCCGACGCCCACCTGCTCATGCCGTATCACGTGGCCATCGACAAGGTCACCGAGCGCTACATGGGCAGCAAGAAGATCGGCACCACAGGACGCGGCATCGGCCCCTGCTACCAGGACAAGATCGCCCGGATGGGCATCCGGGTCGCCGACGTTTTGCACCCCGAACAGCTGGTTCAGAAGATCGAAGCCGCCCTGGAGCTCAAGAACCAGATCCTGGTCAAGGTCTACAACCGCAAGGCGCTGGACCCCGACGAGGTCGTCGAGACGCTGCTGGCCCAGGCCGAAGTATTCAAGCACCGTATCGCCGACACCCGGCTGCTGCTCAACAACGCCCTGGAGGACGGCGAGACGGTACTGCTGGAAGGGTCGCAGGGCACGCTGCTCGACGTCGACCACGGCACGTATCCGTACGTGACGTCCTCGAACCCCACCGCGGGCGGCGCTGCTGTGGGCTCCGGGATCGGGCCCACCCGGATCACCACGGTGCTGGGGATCCTCAAGGCCTACACCACCCGCGTCGGGTCCGGACCATTCCCCACCGAGCTGTTCGACGAGAACGGCGCCTACCTGTCCAAGACTGGCGGTGAGGTCGGCGTCACCACCGGCCGGGCCAGGCGGTGCGGCTGGTTCGATGCCGTGATCGCCCGCTACGCCACCCGGGTCAACGGGATCACCGACTACTTCCTGACCAAGCTGGACGTGCTCTCCAGCCTGCAGACCGTCCCGGTCTGCGTCGGCTACACCGTCGACGGCAAGCGCACCAGCGAGATGCCGATGACCCAGAGCGACATCGCCCGCGCCGAGCCGATCTACGAGGAGCTGCCCGGCTGGTGGGAGGACATCTCCGGAGCCCGCGAGTTCGACGACCTGCCGGCCAAGGCCCGTGACTACGTGCTGCGGCTGGAAGAGCTTGCCGGAGCGCATGTTTCGTGCATCGGTGTCGGGCCGGGCCGGGATCAGACCATCGTGCGACGTGACGTCCTGGCGCCGCGGGGATGA
- a CDS encoding peptidase M50 codes for MTNNQLAVLRFGDRRVTRSLAPLPCHDIAAGTDVDAALEGVRRVVVVGDDVDLATVLTRLMRIERLDVEVAHVPGLLGSRRAKHAVAQRVPLIRDETGAVLVGAALWLPPDGASVVHGEAVVDDEVLFDGDAPGVRIEPTSTMPGLRASVLSGGMGPRRWSGGRAVQLGTTGARVVREGVPVTREVKRSAFYRHVTGWLQVR; via the coding sequence TTGACCAACAACCAGCTCGCTGTGCTGCGATTCGGCGACCGCCGGGTGACGCGCTCGCTAGCCCCCCTGCCGTGCCACGACATCGCTGCCGGAACCGACGTCGATGCCGCCCTCGAGGGCGTTCGCCGGGTGGTGGTCGTGGGCGACGACGTCGATTTGGCCACGGTTCTGACCCGGCTCATGCGCATCGAACGGCTCGACGTGGAGGTGGCCCACGTGCCGGGACTGCTCGGTTCGCGGCGCGCCAAACATGCTGTCGCGCAACGCGTTCCGCTGATCCGGGACGAGACGGGCGCGGTTCTGGTCGGGGCGGCGTTGTGGCTGCCGCCCGACGGGGCGAGCGTCGTGCACGGGGAGGCCGTCGTCGACGACGAGGTGCTGTTCGACGGTGACGCACCGGGCGTGCGGATCGAACCGACGTCGACGATGCCCGGCCTTCGGGCTTCCGTGCTGTCTGGGGGGATGGGGCCGCGCCGGTGGTCGGGCGGTCGCGCCGTTCAGTTGGGCACCACCGGCGCGCGGGTGGTGCGCGAAGGGGTTCCTGTGACGCGTGAGGTGAAACGGTCGGCGTTCTACCGGCACGTGACGGGCTGGCTGCAGGTCCGGTGA
- a CDS encoding site-2 protease family protein, which produces MSVRPPHQSVRPSPIFLVIVAITALGGVLAWLSAATVGPLAYVGVFIYVIAGWLVSLCLHEFGHAYTAWRFGDQDVAVRGYLTLNPFKYSSPLLSIGLPLLFIALGGIGLPGGAVYVRTGFMTPRQRTLVSLAGPLANLVLGGLLLALTRAFYDPGHGVFWSAVAFLGFLQITALLLNILPIPGLDGYGALEPHLSPETQRAVAPAKQFGFLILLVLLLAPAPNRWFFSVVFRFFDLSGVPGGLASIGSQLTRFWSAWM; this is translated from the coding sequence GTGAGTGTCCGCCCGCCGCACCAGTCGGTGCGCCCGAGCCCGATCTTCCTGGTCATCGTCGCGATCACGGCCCTGGGCGGGGTGCTGGCATGGCTGTCGGCGGCGACCGTGGGGCCACTGGCCTACGTCGGGGTCTTCATCTACGTGATCGCCGGCTGGCTGGTGTCGCTGTGCCTGCACGAGTTCGGGCATGCCTATACCGCGTGGCGGTTCGGCGACCAGGACGTCGCGGTTCGCGGGTATCTCACGCTCAACCCGTTCAAGTACTCCAGCCCGCTGCTGTCGATCGGCCTGCCGCTGCTGTTCATCGCGCTCGGCGGCATCGGCCTGCCGGGCGGGGCGGTCTACGTGCGCACGGGCTTCATGACACCGCGCCAGCGCACCCTCGTCAGCCTCGCCGGCCCGCTGGCCAACCTGGTGCTCGGTGGGCTGCTACTCGCGCTGACCCGGGCGTTCTATGACCCCGGGCATGGGGTGTTCTGGTCGGCCGTGGCCTTCCTGGGCTTCCTGCAGATCACCGCGCTGCTGCTCAACATCCTGCCGATTCCCGGACTGGACGGTTACGGCGCGCTGGAACCGCACCTGAGCCCCGAGACGCAGCGCGCCGTGGCGCCGGCCAAGCAGTTCGGCTTCCTGATTCTGCTGGTCCTGCTGCTGGCGCCGGCCCCGAACCGCTGGTTCTTCTCGGTGGTCTTCCGGTTCTTCGACCTGTCGGGCGTGCCAGGCGGACTCGCCTCGATCGGGAGTCAGCTGACCAGATTCTGGTCGGCCTGGATGTGA
- a CDS encoding cation diffusion facilitator family transporter has translation MGAGHDHSHGGDTRVSRMVIAAAILTVFFAVELTTALLIGSIALLADAGHMLTDLVAMFMGLSAVLLTRHGPPSAARTYGWHRAEVFTAVANAVLLIGVAVFILYEAIDRLGHAPEVPGVPMIVVAIAGLIANAAVALLLRSQSEHSLAVKGAYMEVVADTVGSIGVLIAGIVTVTTHWPYADVVVAVFVALWVLPRAIALARAALRILSESSPRHIDVEELRAALAAIDGVTEIHDLHVWTLVPGKDMVTAHLTSDGNSDRVLDDARAILSARGLDHATVQVEPPGRADDCLGQTDW, from the coding sequence ATGGGTGCTGGACACGACCACAGCCACGGTGGTGACACGCGGGTGAGCCGGATGGTCATCGCCGCGGCGATTCTGACCGTCTTCTTCGCCGTCGAACTGACCACCGCGCTGCTCATCGGGTCGATCGCACTTCTGGCCGACGCCGGGCACATGCTCACCGACCTGGTGGCCATGTTCATGGGGCTGTCCGCGGTCCTGCTGACCCGGCACGGTCCGCCCTCGGCGGCACGTACCTACGGCTGGCACCGCGCCGAGGTCTTCACGGCCGTCGCCAACGCCGTGCTGCTGATCGGCGTCGCGGTGTTCATCCTCTACGAGGCGATCGACCGCCTCGGCCATGCCCCGGAGGTCCCCGGAGTGCCGATGATCGTGGTCGCCATTGCGGGTCTGATCGCGAATGCCGCCGTGGCGCTGCTGCTGCGGTCGCAATCCGAGCACAGCCTGGCCGTCAAAGGCGCCTACATGGAGGTCGTCGCCGACACTGTGGGCAGCATCGGCGTGCTGATCGCCGGCATCGTCACGGTGACCACGCACTGGCCCTACGCCGACGTCGTCGTCGCAGTGTTCGTCGCGCTATGGGTGCTCCCGCGGGCCATTGCACTGGCCCGCGCTGCCCTGCGGATCCTGTCGGAGTCCTCACCCCGGCACATCGACGTCGAAGAACTGCGTGCTGCGCTGGCCGCCATCGACGGTGTCACCGAGATCCACGACCTGCATGTGTGGACCCTGGTGCCGGGCAAGGACATGGTGACCGCCCACCTGACCAGTGACGGGAATTCCGATCGGGTGCTCGACGACGCCCGGGCGATCCTGTCCGCGCGCGGGCTCGATCACGCCACCGTCCAGGTCGAACCGCCCGGCCGCGCCGACGACTGCCTCGGTCAGACGGACTGGTAG
- a CDS encoding DUF3151 domain-containing protein has protein sequence MTSFGDLLGPQPVLLPGDIEAEAELEAGEKPAIVAAAHPSASVAWAHLAEDALADDKAITAYAYARTGYHRGLDQLRRNGWKGFGPVPYSHEPNRGFLRCVAALARAADTIGETDEFARCLDLLDDCDPSARAELGLA, from the coding sequence ATGACGTCCTTTGGGGATCTACTCGGACCGCAGCCCGTCCTGCTGCCCGGTGACATCGAGGCCGAGGCCGAACTCGAGGCTGGTGAGAAGCCGGCGATCGTGGCGGCCGCCCATCCCTCGGCCTCGGTGGCGTGGGCACATCTGGCCGAGGACGCGCTTGCCGACGACAAGGCGATCACCGCCTATGCCTACGCCCGCACTGGCTATCACCGTGGTCTGGACCAGCTGAGGCGCAACGGGTGGAAGGGGTTCGGCCCCGTCCCGTACAGCCACGAGCCCAACCGCGGCTTCCTGCGCTGCGTGGCGGCGTTGGCCCGGGCGGCCGACACCATTGGCGAGACCGACGAGTTCGCCCGGTGTCTCGACCTGCTCGACGACTGCGACCCCTCGGCGCGCGCCGAACTGGGTCTGGCCTGA
- a CDS encoding Rv0361 family membrane protein, protein MSNPSGTDHDDAAQPGVPEVDSPTEVNPVAEPAPERRYTAPGFDAGSTQIIDRTPDPETEIISTPTEVFPVAGHPVRSTTPQEIPPRVPLTRRRSWGLVIAVIVAIAVLAAVAILAVILLTRDSSPKASQEELVRTTIHSFDSAVQSGDLATLRTITCGPTRGSYVNFDEGSWADTHRRVAVARQYPVVASIDEVVVNGEHAEANVTSFMAFDPATRSTRSFDLQFRDNQWKICQSS, encoded by the coding sequence ATGTCGAACCCTTCCGGGACCGACCACGACGACGCAGCCCAACCAGGCGTACCCGAAGTCGACTCCCCGACCGAGGTCAACCCGGTCGCCGAGCCGGCACCCGAACGGCGTTACACCGCACCGGGATTCGACGCAGGATCCACCCAGATCATCGACCGCACCCCTGATCCGGAAACCGAGATCATCTCGACTCCCACGGAGGTGTTCCCGGTCGCCGGCCACCCCGTGCGCTCCACCACCCCGCAGGAGATCCCACCGCGGGTGCCGCTGACCCGCCGGCGCAGCTGGGGTCTGGTCATCGCGGTGATAGTCGCCATCGCCGTGCTGGCCGCGGTGGCGATCCTGGCCGTCATCCTGTTGACCCGCGACAGCTCACCCAAGGCCTCGCAGGAGGAGCTGGTACGCACGACGATCCACAGCTTCGACTCCGCCGTGCAGAGCGGCGACCTGGCAACCCTACGCACCATCACCTGCGGGCCGACCCGCGGCAGCTACGTCAACTTCGACGAAGGCAGCTGGGCCGATACGCATCGGCGGGTCGCCGTGGCGCGGCAGTACCCCGTGGTGGCCAGCATCGACGAGGTGGTGGTCAACGGCGAGCACGCCGAGGCCAACGTCACCTCGTTCATGGCCTTCGATCCGGCGACGCGGTCGACCCGCAGTTTCGACCTTCAGTTCCGCGACAACCAGTGGAAGATCTGCCAGTCGTCATAG